A single window of Paenibacillus sp. SYP-B4298 DNA harbors:
- a CDS encoding non-ribosomal peptide synthetase produces the protein MKEQHKKLSIDEKRALLRQQLQNKLSRSTALPLSKGQSAMFFLHQMEPDSSAYHILFSGRSASPIHKEHMNHALRLLIKRHPALRTTFRMEDKAPIQIVHDHIDSPVLCCAVDHWTEEAIFQRVLSDSRVPFDLEHGPLFRVHLYTTHAETVLLLVLHHIISDYWSLAVLIDELGQLYEHASQNTIPTLPPVSAQYCDFVRWQAKMIEEPRGKQLKLYWEQQLAGKLPYLELATDHARPLAQTFTGSALPFCIDAAIVQQLHLLSSKENVTPFVLLLAVFQLFLHRYTGQDEILLGTPTAGRSQGGFEDVIGYFANPVVIRAHVSGSLSLRTLIQHLRKTALEAIEHQDYPFPNLVEALQLERDAGRSPIFQAMFAFQRAPRLEDQQFSLFMIGHPEAKLHLHGLQFLPYPLPQQEGQFDLSLTIIKDGLLLQAAFLYNNQLFDESTIQRMTSNFTYFLQSALRRPDDPVHDLPIVAEGESALLLNEWSTHYELPPVERCIHEQLDAIAARVPEQTAVVCGSQRLSYGELANASDRIAQQLRASGVQTGMPVGFLISRALLAVPGIVAIWKAGGIYVPLDAEYPPDRLHHMIADSGIRFVLTLGDASAIDEAPNIQQVPLEAIDSHAVLAAGDGDITLPKSMPDSIAYILYTSGSTGKPKGVAVRHDRIAQHLKAIGGSYELTEQDNVLQFSSFNFDTSIEQLFAPLLAGARVVMRGNELWNPNEFLETLQKEQITVSNLPTAYWFGLISTWKQQEIQVFPQAFRLFIVGGEAMLPRHVAIWRSLGARGVRLFNAYGPTEALITSHLLEITDTFTFNEQKPIPIGQAVCGRSSYVLDASHQPVPIGVPGELYISGQCIAEGYWGNSALSEQRFLPDRFHPYAESKLYRTGDLVRYLPDGTLDFLGRSDNQVKIRGFRIELDEIEAALLQHPSVSQGVVAFASGEAEGRRLIAYIAPVGLERPASSELRRYLKNTLPEYSIPAAFVWVDTIPLTPNGKADRNALLALGSDQAEVSAPSEPRSELEKHLTEIWARLLKCPTIGIQDNFFEAGGDSILALQMIVQAEQHGIVIRPKQIFEHQTIAELAAAAQETSPTLVSMPDTVCGEVPLTPIQHWFFEQDFPNPGLYNQSVLLTVTREMTPKLVERALQLLVEKHDALRMRFVLSGGSWSQLLEPDAPMPALHYFDLSAAPESEHERMFNDAAVAIQNAIDLSSGRLVQAAWFERGSELAACVCIAIHHLVVDGVSWRILLNDLHYICHQLSNGTHTTASGHTSPFSTWAAQLQVYAQSSAVVNEMAYWRGMKGIEPGIPLDFPGGVNSERSARHVRQSLSVTATQKLLRECPKAYYTGINDLLLAALMLAYYDWSGQSDLLLDMESHGREEWVDTLSLSRTVGWFTSLFPLALSMPASATVEEAVRTVKASTRLIPQQGIGYGMLTYLCSNGLVARAMRTLPRPQISFNYLGQLDIYDEQPQFAIKQVNPGIQRDPLSLRSHVLQVDCSVMDDALQMDWTYSDALHAPETIATLATLFMSRIEELLEFEKRSRLETVLSSDFPFATINDSQLRALIESYPKLEDMFRLSPMQAGMLFHSALHTEAPPSYIGQFQCELHGTVNIPLLRQAFEHTVGKFPSMRAAFVWKAVAEPIQIINQTVALPWTELDLSVLPAEARLEQLARIIYEDRQMPFDVAKPPLMRFQLIRMDAHRHHFIWTQHHLLLDGWSLAILLNEAFSAYDTLCRQGSLLSEQAISYRVYIEWLSKQSLEQAEAFWREYLSGFHAPTIIPSQPSSDRTDAWIALAGMFTEKETDALTQTCRTCKVTLNTLLQGLWATLLSWLSGHKDVVFGATSSGRPATLRGVEQIVGLFINTIPVRAQLEDDMPLAALLHTIQNEQSQARNFDYTPLSRIQSWSSIPRPLELFQSIFVMENYPMERKDTERHQLRIERPESYMRINYPLVLEVTPGDRLMLKFEFDSSCFTSDSVMKWSHLYRRLIMWITTSADRTVTEIEEFLQSCAMEYNKRDMTS, from the coding sequence ATGAAAGAACAGCACAAGAAACTGAGTATTGATGAGAAACGTGCATTGCTCAGACAACAACTGCAAAACAAACTATCGCGCTCCACCGCTCTGCCCCTATCCAAAGGGCAGAGCGCCATGTTTTTCTTGCATCAGATGGAGCCTGATAGCTCGGCGTACCATATCTTGTTCTCGGGGCGCTCTGCCTCTCCTATTCACAAGGAGCACATGAATCATGCCCTACGCCTCCTTATCAAGCGCCATCCCGCCTTGCGAACCACATTTCGCATGGAGGATAAGGCTCCAATCCAGATTGTGCATGACCATATCGACAGTCCAGTGCTCTGCTGCGCAGTGGACCACTGGACAGAAGAAGCGATCTTCCAGCGGGTTTTGAGCGATTCCAGAGTTCCGTTTGACTTGGAGCATGGACCGCTATTTAGAGTTCATCTCTATACGACACATGCAGAGACTGTTCTCTTGCTCGTCCTACATCATATTATTTCTGATTATTGGTCCTTGGCAGTGCTGATCGATGAACTCGGACAATTGTATGAACATGCAAGCCAGAATACGATTCCGACTCTTCCCCCTGTATCTGCCCAATACTGCGATTTTGTTCGCTGGCAGGCTAAGATGATTGAAGAGCCGCGAGGGAAGCAATTGAAGCTTTATTGGGAGCAACAGCTTGCAGGGAAACTGCCCTATCTGGAACTGGCTACTGATCACGCAAGGCCTTTGGCACAAACCTTTACTGGTTCTGCATTGCCATTTTGTATCGACGCCGCAATCGTACAACAGCTTCATCTGCTGTCCAGCAAGGAGAATGTTACGCCATTCGTCCTATTGCTCGCTGTATTCCAGTTGTTCCTGCATCGCTATACTGGACAAGATGAGATCCTATTGGGTACGCCGACAGCGGGGAGAAGCCAGGGCGGATTTGAAGATGTCATTGGTTATTTTGCCAACCCCGTCGTTATACGTGCGCATGTATCCGGCTCGCTCTCCTTGCGTACTCTCATTCAACACTTGCGTAAAACGGCCCTGGAGGCTATTGAGCATCAGGATTACCCCTTCCCTAACCTTGTCGAAGCATTGCAGTTGGAACGGGATGCTGGTCGCTCTCCCATCTTCCAGGCCATGTTCGCTTTTCAGCGAGCTCCGAGGCTTGAGGATCAACAGTTCTCTTTGTTTATGATTGGACACCCGGAGGCGAAGCTCCATCTTCACGGGCTGCAATTCCTTCCCTATCCGTTGCCGCAACAAGAAGGTCAATTTGATCTTTCATTGACAATTATTAAGGATGGACTGTTGCTTCAGGCAGCCTTTTTGTACAATAACCAATTATTTGATGAGTCGACGATCCAACGGATGACAAGCAATTTCACCTACTTCCTGCAGAGCGCTCTTCGCCGGCCCGACGATCCTGTACATGATTTGCCGATTGTTGCTGAAGGGGAATCCGCTCTTCTGCTGAATGAATGGAGCACCCATTACGAGCTGCCACCCGTAGAACGGTGCATTCATGAACAACTGGATGCTATTGCTGCACGGGTCCCTGAACAGACCGCCGTGGTCTGCGGTTCCCAGCGGTTGTCCTATGGCGAATTAGCTAACGCCTCGGATCGAATTGCACAGCAGCTACGTGCAAGCGGGGTCCAGACAGGCATGCCCGTCGGTTTCTTGATCAGTCGAGCCTTGCTGGCTGTGCCTGGCATCGTCGCGATCTGGAAGGCAGGAGGCATCTATGTACCGCTTGATGCCGAATATCCCCCGGATCGGCTGCACCATATGATTGCTGATAGCGGGATACGCTTCGTCTTGACACTTGGAGATGCCTCGGCCATTGACGAGGCACCCAATATTCAGCAGGTACCGTTGGAAGCGATCGATTCCCATGCTGTCCTTGCTGCTGGCGACGGTGACATTACATTGCCTAAGTCGATGCCTGACAGCATCGCCTATATTCTCTACACTTCCGGCTCCACAGGCAAGCCCAAGGGGGTCGCGGTGCGTCATGACCGTATCGCACAGCATTTGAAGGCCATCGGTGGCAGTTACGAATTGACTGAACAGGACAACGTGCTGCAGTTTTCCTCCTTTAATTTCGACACCTCCATCGAGCAACTGTTCGCACCACTGCTTGCAGGAGCACGGGTCGTAATGCGTGGTAACGAGTTGTGGAATCCTAACGAGTTTTTGGAGACGCTGCAGAAAGAACAGATCACGGTCTCCAATCTCCCCACTGCCTACTGGTTCGGATTAATCAGCACCTGGAAGCAACAGGAGATTCAAGTATTCCCGCAAGCATTCCGCTTATTCATCGTCGGTGGAGAAGCGATGCTGCCTCGGCATGTAGCAATTTGGCGAAGTTTAGGAGCCAGAGGGGTGCGCTTGTTCAATGCCTACGGGCCAACGGAGGCGCTTATCACCTCGCATCTGCTGGAGATTACCGATACCTTCACGTTCAACGAGCAGAAGCCTATTCCTATCGGTCAAGCTGTATGCGGGAGATCATCGTATGTGCTGGATGCCTCGCATCAACCGGTACCGATCGGTGTCCCTGGAGAATTGTACATCAGTGGTCAGTGCATTGCTGAGGGATACTGGGGGAACAGCGCACTGTCAGAGCAACGGTTCTTGCCTGACCGCTTCCATCCCTATGCAGAAAGCAAGCTGTATCGAACGGGAGATCTCGTGCGTTATTTGCCGGACGGTACCCTGGATTTTCTCGGAAGAAGCGACAACCAGGTGAAAATTCGCGGATTTCGTATTGAATTGGATGAGATTGAAGCAGCCCTTCTTCAGCATCCGTCCGTATCTCAAGGTGTCGTCGCCTTTGCTTCAGGTGAAGCCGAAGGGAGAAGACTGATTGCCTATATCGCACCTGTCGGCTTGGAGCGTCCAGCTTCATCTGAATTGCGCCGCTATCTAAAAAACACACTACCGGAGTATTCCATCCCTGCTGCGTTTGTGTGGGTCGATACGATCCCGCTCACACCCAACGGGAAAGCTGACCGCAATGCTTTGCTCGCACTGGGGAGCGATCAAGCGGAAGTGTCAGCTCCCTCCGAACCGCGAAGCGAGCTGGAGAAGCATCTGACAGAGATATGGGCAAGATTGCTGAAATGCCCCACTATCGGTATTCAGGATAATTTCTTCGAGGCAGGCGGAGACTCCATCCTTGCTTTACAGATGATTGTACAGGCGGAACAGCATGGAATTGTGATTCGCCCTAAACAGATTTTTGAGCATCAGACGATCGCAGAGTTGGCGGCAGCAGCACAAGAGACGAGTCCAACGCTCGTTTCAATGCCTGATACCGTCTGCGGCGAGGTTCCATTGACTCCTATTCAACACTGGTTCTTCGAGCAAGACTTCCCCAACCCTGGCTTGTATAACCAGTCCGTCTTGCTGACCGTAACACGGGAGATGACCCCGAAGCTGGTTGAGCGTGCTCTGCAGCTACTGGTGGAGAAGCATGATGCCCTGCGTATGCGTTTTGTGCTCTCAGGGGGCTCCTGGTCCCAACTGCTGGAGCCTGACGCCCCCATGCCAGCGCTTCATTATTTTGATTTATCAGCAGCCCCTGAGTCCGAGCATGAGCGAATGTTCAACGACGCGGCGGTCGCGATTCAGAACGCCATAGACCTCTCCTCAGGCCGGCTTGTGCAGGCTGCCTGGTTCGAGCGTGGCTCTGAGCTTGCCGCCTGCGTCTGCATAGCTATTCATCATCTCGTAGTAGACGGCGTATCCTGGCGGATTCTGCTGAATGACCTGCATTATATCTGCCATCAATTAAGTAATGGAACACACACTACGGCTTCAGGACACACGAGCCCCTTCAGCACTTGGGCAGCACAGCTACAGGTGTATGCACAATCGAGCGCAGTAGTTAACGAGATGGCTTACTGGCGCGGGATGAAGGGAATCGAGCCCGGCATACCGCTGGATTTCCCGGGCGGGGTTAACTCCGAACGAAGCGCCAGACATGTTCGCCAGTCGTTGTCTGTCACAGCCACTCAGAAGCTGCTGCGCGAATGTCCCAAAGCGTACTATACAGGTATCAACGATCTGCTGCTGGCTGCCTTGATGCTGGCATACTATGATTGGTCTGGACAATCGGACTTGCTCCTTGATATGGAGAGCCACGGCAGAGAAGAGTGGGTAGACACACTCAGTCTCTCCAGAACAGTCGGCTGGTTTACGAGCCTGTTCCCGCTAGCATTAAGCATGCCCGCTAGCGCAACCGTGGAAGAAGCGGTTCGGACAGTGAAGGCTAGTACACGGCTCATTCCTCAACAAGGGATCGGTTACGGTATGCTTACCTACCTGTGCAGCAATGGATTGGTCGCTCGTGCGATGCGTACTTTGCCACGGCCGCAGATCAGCTTTAACTACTTAGGCCAGCTCGACATCTATGACGAGCAGCCACAGTTTGCAATTAAACAGGTGAATCCCGGAATACAAAGAGACCCGCTATCATTAAGAAGCCATGTGCTGCAGGTCGATTGCTCCGTCATGGACGATGCGCTCCAGATGGACTGGACATACAGCGATGCGTTGCATGCTCCAGAGACGATCGCTACGCTGGCGACTTTATTTATGAGTCGGATTGAGGAGCTACTCGAGTTTGAGAAGCGTTCAAGGCTTGAAACCGTCCTGTCATCTGATTTCCCGTTCGCTACTATAAATGACAGTCAATTGCGGGCCCTGATCGAATCCTATCCGAAGCTAGAGGATATGTTTCGTCTCTCACCGATGCAGGCCGGGATGCTGTTCCATTCGGCGTTGCATACCGAAGCGCCCCCATCATACATCGGGCAGTTTCAATGCGAGCTGCATGGTACTGTGAATATCCCGCTGCTACGGCAAGCCTTCGAGCATACCGTAGGCAAATTTCCGTCCATGCGCGCAGCCTTTGTATGGAAGGCTGTAGCCGAACCGATACAAATCATTAATCAGACTGTTGCTCTCCCCTGGACAGAGCTGGATTTGTCCGTGTTGCCTGCCGAAGCAAGGCTGGAACAACTCGCCCGCATTATTTATGAAGACCGGCAAATGCCATTTGATGTTGCGAAACCGCCACTTATGCGGTTCCAACTAATTCGTATGGACGCTCATCGTCATCATTTTATCTGGACACAGCATCACTTGCTGCTCGATGGCTGGTCGCTTGCTATTCTGCTGAATGAAGCCTTCTCGGCTTACGATACTTTATGTCGCCAGGGAAGCCTCCTATCCGAGCAGGCCATTTCTTACAGAGTCTATATCGAATGGTTATCCAAGCAATCCCTTGAGCAAGCTGAGGCTTTCTGGAGGGAATATCTCAGTGGCTTCCACGCTCCCACTATCATTCCATCTCAGCCTTCTTCAGATCGGACTGATGCATGGATCGCTCTGGCCGGAATGTTCACTGAGAAGGAAACGGATGCTTTGACCCAGACCTGCAGAACCTGCAAAGTAACACTCAATACTTTGCTGCAGGGGCTATGGGCAACCCTGCTGTCCTGGTTGAGTGGACACAAAGATGTAGTGTTTGGAGCTACCTCCTCTGGCAGACCTGCTACTCTGCGGGGGGTTGAACAGATTGTGGGCCTATTTATTAATACGATTCCGGTAAGAGCCCAGCTTGAGGACGACATGCCGCTTGCTGCTCTGCTTCATACGATTCAAAATGAGCAGTCCCAAGCGCGAAACTTTGACTATACGCCGCTGTCTCGCATTCAGTCCTGGAGCAGCATACCTCGCCCTCTGGAATTGTTCCAATCGATTTTTGTTATGGAGAATTATCCAATGGAGAGAAAGGACACTGAACGCCATCAGCTTCGAATTGAACGGCCTGAGTCCTACATGCGCATTAACTATCCTCTGGTGTTGGAGGTCACCCCCGGCGACAGGCTAATGTTAAAATTTGAATTCGACAGCTCATGCTTCACTTCGGACAGCGTTATGAAATGGTCCCACCTCTATCGCCGATTGATCATGTGGATTACGACATCGGCTGACCGGACGGTAACAGAAATCGAGGAATTCCTGCAAAGCTGTGCAATGGAATATAACAAGAGAGACATGACCAGCTAG
- a CDS encoding ABC transporter ATP-binding protein has product MDTAVAYEITNIVKTYQSGKLIANDDITFRIERGEVFGLLGPNGAGKSTLVRQLAGLSKPTSGSIKLFGHDLVASPKIAGHLLAVQPQSLSLPLQSRAAEIIKITGRIRGLSAQQAAEETQYLLSQFGLEKHANKRLIELSGGLRRLVSIATTLICKRPVLILDEPTNDLDPEVRRVVWKVIRETANSGSTIILVTHNVIEAEQALDRVAIIKNGKVLAIGSPGELKGRVTEHIRIELVFRSHYDYQFIIHRFPQATQIGLHRYNLMVSRSESNDIIQELLPQLQYLDDFRIVTPNLEDIYIELTGGETIEC; this is encoded by the coding sequence ATGGATACAGCGGTCGCTTATGAAATTACCAACATTGTGAAAACGTATCAGTCAGGAAAACTAATCGCTAATGATGATATCACGTTTCGTATTGAGCGGGGCGAGGTGTTCGGCCTGCTTGGGCCCAACGGAGCCGGCAAAAGCACTTTAGTAAGGCAGCTTGCAGGACTAAGCAAACCTACATCCGGCAGCATCAAGCTGTTTGGGCATGACCTAGTGGCATCGCCGAAAATAGCCGGGCATTTGTTGGCGGTACAGCCCCAGAGCCTATCCTTGCCATTACAGTCCAGAGCGGCCGAGATTATTAAGATTACGGGGAGAATCCGCGGCTTGAGTGCACAGCAGGCCGCAGAGGAAACCCAATATTTACTGAGCCAATTCGGATTGGAGAAGCATGCCAATAAGCGACTGATTGAGCTATCGGGCGGACTACGTCGACTTGTCTCCATCGCTACGACATTAATATGTAAACGTCCGGTTCTCATCCTAGATGAGCCTACCAATGATCTGGACCCGGAGGTGCGGAGAGTCGTATGGAAGGTCATACGTGAAACTGCCAATAGCGGGTCCACCATAATTCTGGTTACGCATAATGTTATTGAAGCAGAACAAGCACTGGACCGGGTAGCCATCATCAAGAACGGTAAAGTCTTGGCTATCGGCTCACCCGGAGAGCTTAAAGGCCGAGTTACCGAGCATATCCGTATTGAATTAGTATTTCGTTCCCATTATGACTATCAATTTATAATCCACCGTTTCCCGCAGGCCACACAGATTGGCCTGCACCGTTACAACCTCATGGTGAGCCGTAGCGAGTCCAATGACATCATCCAAGAATTGCTCCCACAACTCCAATATTTGGATGACTTTCGCATCGTCACTCCCAACCTGGAGGACATCTACATTGAATTAACAGGGGGTGAGACGATTGAATGCTGA
- a CDS encoding ABC transporter permease has protein sequence MNADPARYEEQSLTPKPDSKQGLQPLSLGASNSWSKQYWLLLQLQYADYRGNAPFLLLFGLVMPLGLFWLLQSYVELNETATWLIAGNLVMSVSYGSVNFAIQRIAIMKMAGEMDFYGSLPIGKSSFITALFTLGLFSTVPGVISNILIGWLAIGLPLQVLLWSLPLTLLTAACLTVIGASVGSLVKSMGQLNLYFYLSYVIVTFLCPVIVPQEKLPWIFKFTSYVLPPGQAAIALTDALSSDYGSRFWIMVAALFAWLILAITVGLRKLDWRKD, from the coding sequence TTGAATGCTGATCCTGCGCGGTATGAAGAGCAGTCGCTGACACCCAAGCCGGATTCCAAGCAAGGTCTACAGCCGTTGTCCCTGGGGGCATCCAACTCATGGAGCAAGCAATACTGGTTGCTGCTACAATTGCAGTACGCCGATTATCGAGGCAATGCACCCTTTCTTCTCTTGTTTGGCCTTGTCATGCCACTAGGACTATTCTGGCTTTTGCAATCCTACGTTGAATTAAATGAGACGGCAACCTGGCTGATTGCTGGCAATCTGGTCATGTCCGTAAGCTATGGAAGCGTGAACTTCGCCATTCAACGGATTGCGATTATGAAGATGGCCGGCGAGATGGATTTTTATGGTTCCTTGCCGATTGGCAAATCCAGTTTTATTACAGCCCTATTCACACTCGGACTGTTCTCAACTGTTCCTGGCGTCATTAGCAACATCCTGATTGGATGGCTTGCTATCGGGCTCCCGTTACAAGTCTTGCTATGGTCGTTGCCGTTGACGCTGCTAACAGCCGCATGCCTTACTGTCATCGGAGCCTCTGTCGGCAGCTTGGTCAAATCGATGGGACAGTTAAATCTCTACTTCTACTTGAGCTATGTCATCGTCACCTTCTTGTGTCCGGTCATCGTTCCACAGGAGAAGCTACCATGGATTTTCAAGTTCACCTCTTATGTTCTGCCTCCGGGCCAAGCAGCTATCGCTCTTACGGATGCGCTGAGCAGCGACTACGGCTCCCGATTCTGGATTATGGTCGCGGCTCTGTTCGCCTGGCTGATCTTAGCCATTACAGTGGGGCTTCGCAAGCTCGATTGGCGCAAGGATTGA
- a CDS encoding SDR family NAD(P)-dependent oxidoreductase: MSIIVTGSSKGVGKEITRKLLQDTQHRVIGISRSSNSETDELKAEYGARFHQISFDLSDTNGIKELYFNELKPLGPIYGLVNNAAMAYDDLITNVSMERLLEMYQLNVFAAIHLTKYAIRDMMLHRTHGSIVFISSVSAHTAYKGLSMYASSKGAIEAFSKGLAREWGGAGIRSNCVVPGFMDTSMSASLTEEQKQRIYNRTALKAETSLESVAETVTFLLSDRARSITGQNIHVDSGTI, encoded by the coding sequence GTGTCAATCATCGTCACCGGAAGCTCCAAAGGGGTAGGGAAGGAGATTACAAGAAAGCTTCTGCAGGACACGCAGCACCGGGTAATCGGAATAAGCCGCTCCTCGAATTCAGAGACGGATGAGCTGAAAGCAGAATACGGCGCGAGGTTCCACCAGATAAGCTTCGACCTGTCGGACACGAACGGGATAAAGGAGCTTTATTTTAATGAATTGAAGCCGCTAGGGCCCATCTATGGACTAGTGAATAACGCAGCAATGGCATACGATGACTTAATAACAAATGTGAGCATGGAACGGCTGCTGGAGATGTATCAGTTGAACGTATTTGCCGCGATCCATCTGACGAAGTATGCGATCCGAGATATGATGCTGCATCGGACACATGGCTCCATCGTCTTCATCTCCTCGGTGAGCGCCCATACCGCCTATAAAGGGTTAAGCATGTATGCCTCCTCCAAAGGAGCCATTGAAGCGTTCTCCAAGGGTCTGGCAAGAGAATGGGGCGGAGCAGGAATTCGTTCTAACTGTGTGGTGCCTGGCTTCATGGATACATCGATGAGCGCATCGCTGACAGAGGAGCAGAAGCAACGAATATATAATCGTACTGCATTGAAGGCAGAGACAAGCTTGGAGAGTGTGGCAGAGACCGTGACTTTCCTATTGTCAGACAGAGCCAGATCGATAACCGGCCAAAATATTCATGTTGATAGTGGGACGATTTAG
- a CDS encoding class I adenylate-forming enzyme family protein, giving the protein MNDLFLVAGKNTYSYQSLVADLNRIQTGQRYVSSPTNHPYEVFLAIVHSLVHDYEIELLDGELSASELLAQGVDQDSLRETVPINTSRPVGNLTELFERIRGSTSWKLTLYTSGTTGRPKKVTHNLITLSRNVVVSEKHASDVWVLAFLPTHMAGLQVFLQAFMNRNPLIYAFGEDMTRLSELLRQHQVTHISATPTYYRTALQLLTGQYPSVRSVAYGGEGFDSVLHTNMTSLFPQARFRNIYASTETGSLLIGNGEWVKIPEGLKPFIAIQQGELMVHRSLLGYMHAREEEADWFATGDLVEQVGEDRIRIVSRKSDFINTGGNKVNPLEVEAVLREVPGVQDVCVKGKPNSILGQIVVAEIVIGEGEDGQVIKQRAKHYAVERLQQWKVPRMIYIVPHMEPSRTGKKVRQ; this is encoded by the coding sequence ATGAATGATCTGTTTCTTGTTGCTGGGAAGAACACCTACAGCTATCAGAGCCTTGTCGCTGACCTTAACCGTATTCAGACGGGGCAGAGGTATGTTTCTTCGCCCACCAACCATCCCTATGAGGTTTTTCTAGCTATTGTACATAGCCTGGTTCACGATTATGAGATTGAGCTTCTGGATGGCGAATTATCAGCCTCTGAGCTGCTTGCTCAGGGAGTAGATCAAGATTCATTGCGCGAGACCGTCCCTATTAATACGAGTCGACCTGTGGGAAATTTGACAGAGCTATTCGAGCGTATCCGGGGCAGTACAAGCTGGAAACTAACGCTTTATACATCGGGGACAACGGGACGGCCCAAGAAGGTAACCCATAATTTGATAACGCTATCAAGGAATGTGGTCGTTAGTGAGAAGCATGCGAGTGATGTATGGGTATTGGCATTTTTGCCGACACATATGGCCGGTTTGCAGGTTTTTCTACAAGCCTTTATGAATCGCAACCCGCTGATTTATGCATTCGGGGAGGATATGACGCGTCTAAGCGAGCTGCTGCGCCAGCACCAGGTCACGCATATCTCTGCTACGCCGACCTATTATCGAACTGCCTTACAACTGTTGACTGGACAGTATCCATCGGTGCGGAGTGTCGCCTATGGCGGTGAGGGCTTCGACAGCGTGCTGCACACGAATATGACTTCCTTGTTCCCTCAGGCCAGATTTCGCAATATATATGCCTCGACGGAGACGGGCTCCTTGCTCATCGGCAATGGGGAGTGGGTGAAGATTCCTGAGGGATTAAAGCCATTTATTGCGATTCAACAAGGAGAGCTTATGGTGCATCGGTCACTGCTTGGCTACATGCATGCAAGGGAGGAAGAAGCCGATTGGTTTGCGACAGGAGATCTGGTTGAACAGGTAGGAGAGGACCGAATTCGGATTGTATCCAGGAAATCTGACTTTATCAATACTGGCGGCAATAAAGTGAATCCATTGGAGGTTGAGGCGGTTCTGCGTGAAGTGCCTGGTGTTCAGGATGTCTGCGTGAAAGGGAAGCCGAATTCGATTCTCGGGCAGATTGTGGTGGCAGAAATCGTGATTGGTGAAGGAGAGGATGGCCAGGTCATCAAGCAGCGAGCCAAGCATTATGCCGTCGAGAGACTTCAACAATGGAAAGTCCCGCGAATGATCTATATCGTTCCGCATATGGAACCCTCCCGTACAGGGAAGAAAGTGAGGCAATAG
- a CDS encoding acyl carrier protein — protein MDKCVERLRMIVDEMFQENRGIGCQELLLTDRLREDLNMDSFDMAELTVRVENEFGVDIFEGTIVRTIQEVVDKLQVKLANE, from the coding sequence ATGGATAAATGCGTTGAAAGGCTGCGGATGATTGTAGATGAAATGTTCCAGGAGAATCGAGGCATCGGATGTCAGGAGCTGCTCTTGACAGATCGTTTAAGAGAAGATCTCAATATGGATTCCTTTGATATGGCTGAGCTGACAGTTAGAGTGGAAAATGAGTTCGGGGTAGATATTTTTGAAGGAACGATCGTTCGCACCATTCAAGAGGTAGTCGACAAACTGCAAGTGAAACTAGCCAATGAATGA